DNA from Thioclava sp. GXIMD2076:
TTGACGAAGACTGGTGGCCGGAACAACACCGGACGCGTCACGATGTGGCACAAGGGTGGTGGCGCCAAGCGTCTCTACCGTATCGTTGACTTCAAGCGTCGCAAATTTGATGTTTCGGCTATCGTCGAGCGTATCGAATACGACCCGAACCGGACCGCGTTCATCGCGCTGATCCGCTACGAAGATGGCGAAGCCGCTTATATCCTCGCACCGCAACGCCTCGCCCTCGGCGACAAGGTCGTTTCGGGTGCAAAGGTCGACATCAAGCCGGGTAACGCAATGCCGTTCTCGGGTATGCCGATCGGTACCATCGTTCACAACATCGAGCTGAAGCCCGGCAAGGGCGGTCAGATCGCACGCGCAGCTGGCACCTATGCCCAGTTCGTGGGTCGTGATGGTGGCTACGCTCAGATCCGTCTTTCTTCGGGCGAACTGCGTCTTGTGCGTCAGGAATGCATGGCCACCATCGGTGCCGTGTCGAACCATGACCACTCGAACCAGAACCTCGGTAAAGCAGGTCGTAAGCGTCACATGGGCGTCCGCCCGACCGTTCGCGGTGTTGCAATGAACCCGATCGACCACCCGCATGGTGGTGGTGAAGGCCGGACCTCCGGTGGCCGTCACCCGGTTACCCCGTGGGGCAAGCCGACCAAGGGCAAACGCACCCGTTCGAACAAGTCGACGGATAAATATATCCTGCGCTCGCGTCACGCGAAGAAGAAGGGTCGCTAACATATGTCTCGTTCTGTTTGGAAAGGCCCCTTCGTCGATGCCTATCTGCTGAAAAAAGCAGAGAAAGCACGCGAGTCGGGCAAAGGCGAAGTGATCAAGATCTGGTCGCGCCGCTCCACCATCCTGCCGCAATTCGTTGGCCTCACCTTTGGGGTCTACAATGGTCAGAAGCACATCCCGGTCGCCGTGACCGAGGAAATGATCGGTCAGAAGTTCGGTGAATATTCGCCGACCCGTACCTATTACGGTCACGCTGCTGACAAGAAAGCCAAGAGGAAGTAATCGTCATGGGTAAGGAAAAGAATCCGCGCCGCGTGGCGGATAACGAAGCAATGGCAAAATCGCGCATGCTTCGCACCTCGCCGCAGAAACTGAATCTCGTTGCAGCGATGATCCGCGGCAAGAAGGTCGACAAGGCTCTGGCCGATCTGACCTTCTCCAAGAAGCGTATCGCTCTGGACGTGAAGAAGTGCCTGCAATCGGCGATCGCCAATGCGGAAAACAACCACGGTCTGGACGTTGACGAGCTGGTCGTCGCGGAAGCATGGGTTGGCAAGAACCTGGTCATGAAGCGCGGTCGCCCGCGTGCTCGTGGTCGCTTCGGCAAGATCATGAAGCCGTTTTCGGAGCTCACCATCAAGGTGCGTCAGGTTGAGGAGCAAGCATAATGGGTCATAAGGTAAATCCGATCGGTATGCGTCTCCAGGTCAACCGCACCTGGGACAGCCGCTGGTTCGCTGAAAGCAAGGATTTCGGTGATCTTCTCCTCGAAGACATCAAGATCCGTGAGTTCATCAAGGACGAAGCCAAGCAAGCTGGTATCTCGCGCGTTATCATCGAGCGCCCCCACAAGAAGTGCCGTGTGACCATTCACGCAGCACGTCCGGGTGTGATCATCGGCAAAAAAGGCGCCGATATCGAAGCTCTGCGCAAGAAGCTGGCAAACTTCACCGACAGCGAACTTCACCTGAACATCGTTGAAGTCCGTAAGCCGGAAATCGACGCGCAGCTCGCAGCAGAGTCCATCTGCCAACAGCTCGAGCGTCGTGTGTCCTTCCGTCGCGCGATGAAGCGTACCGTTCAGAACGCGATGCGCATGGGTGCCCTGGGTATCCGTGTGAACGTTGCCGGCCGTCTGGGCGGCGCCGAGATCGCGCGTACCGAATGGTATCGTGAGGGTCGCGTTCCGCTGCACACGCTGCGCGCGGATATCGATTATGCACACGACGAAGCCATGACCCCCTACGGGATCATCGGTGTGAAAGTGTGGATCTTCAAAGGTGAGATCATGGAACATGATCCGCAGGCACGTGAGCGCAAAGCTGCTGAAGCCCAAGAGGGCCCGGCACCGCGCGGTCCGCGCCGTGAGCGCGAGCGCTGAGGAGTAGTATACCATGTTGCAACCGAAACGGACTAAGTTCCGCAAACAGCACAAAGGCCGGATCCACGGTGAAGCCAAAGGCGGCACCGATCTGAACTTTGGTCACTTTGGTCTGAAGGCCGTCGAGCCCGAGCGTGTCACCGCACGTCAGATCGAAGCTGCCCGTCGTGCGATCAACCGTCACATGAAGCGCCAGGGCCGCGTCTGGATCCGGATCTTCCCGGATACCCCGGTCACCGCGAAACCGACCGAAGTCCGTATGGGTAAAGGTAAAGGTTCCGTGGACTTCTGGGCAGCCAAAGTGAAGCCCGGCCGCGTGATGTTCGAAATCGACGGCGTGAACGAGACCATCGCACGCGAGGCCCTGCGCCTTGGTGCTGCGAAGCTCCCGGTCGCGACCCGCATCGTCGAGCGTCAAGACTGGTAATTCCAGTCTCTATGAATCGGAACAAGGCGCAGGGGGAGACCTCTGCGCCTTGTTTTATTGGATTTCCCCTTGCCAGAGCGGGCTGATGATGTTAGTTGGCCCGAGTTCCTGGTGACAGGACCGACATAACCCACCAGAATCAGGGTCACCCCAAGTGTGTCAACGCACCCAAGCGGGGCCCTCTGGTGCTATTTAAAGGACCAAAGGCATGAAAGCCCAAGAACTCAAGGCCAAGACGGCCGATGAGCTCCGTGACGAGCTCGTTGCGCTGAAAAAGGAAGCGTTTAACCTCCGTTTCCAGGCAGCCACGAACCAGCTGGAAAACACCGCTCGCATGCGCGCCGTTCGTCGTAACGTCGCTCGCGTGAAAACCGTGTTGAACCAAAAAGCTGCTGACGCTGCTGCGAACTGAGGAATCTTCCCATGCCCAAACGTATCCTTCAAGGCGTCGTGACCTCGGACAAGAACGAGCAGACGATCACCGTCATCGTTGAACGCCGCTTCACGCACCCCGTTCTGAAAAAGACCATTCGTAAATCCAAGAAGTATCGTGCGCATGATGCGAACAATACCTTCAAGGTAGGTGACACCGTTCGTATCGAAGAGTGTGCGCCGATTTCGAAGACCAAGCGCTGGACGGTCGTCGTCGAGGCCTGATTTCCGCAAGGAATGACAGGCCCGGCGATAAACACCAGTTTATCGAAACCCTGGGGCGCCAACTGCATGGTCGTCTCCAAAGGTCGGGAGTAACCCTATGATCCAGATGCAGACCAATCTGGATGTTGCTGACAATTCCGGTGCTCGGAAAGTTCAGTGCATCAAGGTTCTGGGTGGTTCGCACCGTCGCTATGCGTCGGTCGGCGACATTATCGTCGTCTCCGTAAAGGAAGCCATTCCGCGTGGCCGTGTGAAAAAAGGTGACGTGCGTAAAGCCGTCGTCGTTCGCACCGCTAAAGAAGTTCGTCGTGAAGATGGCACCGCCATCCGTTTCGACTCGAACGCAGCAGTCATTCTGAACAACAACAACGAGCCCGTTGGTACCCGTATCTTCGGACCGGTTGTTCGCGAACTGCGCGCCAAGAACTTCATGAAAATCATCTCGCTTGCTCCGGAGGTGCTGTAATGGCTGCTAAACTCCGTAAAGGTGATAAGGTTGTTGTTCTGTCCGGTAAGGACAAAGGCAAACAAGGTGAGATCACCTCGGTTATGCCGGCTTCGAACAAAGCCGTTGTCGATGGCGTGAACGTAGCTATCCGTCACACCCGTCAAACCCAAACGAGCCAAGGTGGCCGTCAGCCGAAGGCAATGCCGATCGACCTGTCGAACCTCGCTCTGCTGGACGCAAACGGCAAAGCGACCCGCGTTGGCTTCCGCATGGAAGACGGCAAAAAGGTTCGTTTCGCCAAGACCACAGGGGACGTAATCTGATGCTCGATCAAGCTACCTACACCCCGCGCCTGAAGGCAGAGTACGAATCCAAGATCCGTGCTGCCATGAAGGAAGAATTCGGTCTGAAAAATGACATGATGATCCCGAAGATCGAAAAGATCGTGATCAACATGGGCGTTGGCGAAGCCACGAAAGACACCAAGAAAGTCAAGCAAGCCGCTGAAGAGCTGACGCTCATCGCCGGTCAGAAGGCTGTCATGACGAAAGCGAAGAAGTCCATTGCAGGCTTCCGCGTTCGTGAAGAGATGCCGCTCGGCTGCAAGGTGACCCTGCGCGGCACCCGTATGTACGAATTCCTCGACCGCCTGATCAACGTGGCACTGCCGCGCGTTCGCGACTTCCGCGGCGTGAAGCCGTCCTTCGATGGCCGTGGCAACTTCGCAATGGGCCTCAAGGAACAGATCGTGTTCCCCGAGATCGATTTCGATAAAGTCGACGAAGTTCTGGGTATGGACATCATCATCGTGACCACGAGCAATGATGACGTGCAGGCGAAGGCGCTTCTGAAGCACTTCAACATGCCGTTCACGGCTTGATCGCGAGGAGAGTGAACAATGGCTAAAAAATCCATGGTTGCGCGCGAAGTGAAGCGTGAGCGTCTTGTTAAACAATACGCCGCCAAACGCGCCGCGCTGAAAGAAGTCATCGCCGATCAGGATCGTCCGATGGAAGAGCGCTTCAAAGCTTCCCTGAAGCTGGCAGAACTGCCGCGCAATTCGTCGGCTGTCCGCTTGCACAACCGTTGCCAGCTGACCGGTCGTCCCCACGCTTACTACCGTAAGCTCAAAGTCTCGCGTATCAAGCTGCGTGACCTGGCCTCGTTCGGCCAGATCCCCGGCATGGTCAAGTCGAGCTGGTAAGGAGGTCGGAATATGTCTATGAACGATCCTCTCGGCGATATGCTGACCCGTATCCGCAACGCGCAAATGCGCGGCAAGTCCACCGTCAAAACCCCCGCGTCGAAACTGCGCGCATGGGTTCTGGATGTGCTTGCAGCGGAAGGCTACATCCGCGGTTACGAGTCGACCACCGACTCGCGCGGCCTGCCTGAGCTCACCATCAGCCTCAAGTACTACGAAGGCACGCCGGTTATTCGCGAAATCAAACGCGTTTCGACCCCCGGCCGTCGTGTATACATGGCTGCAAAAGACGTCCCGTCGGTCCGCCAGGGCCTCGGCGTTTCCATCGTCTCCACGTCCAAGGGCGTGATGTCGGATGCAGAAGCTCGTAGCGCCAATGTTGGCGGCGAAGTCCTCTGCACCGTCTTCTAAGGAGGTCTCACGATGTCTCGTATTGGTAAGAAGGCAGTGGAACTTCCGAGCGGTGTAACCGCTTCGGTGTCCGGCCAAACCATCGAAGTGAAGGGCCCGAAAGGGACCCGGACCTTCACCGCCACCGACGATGTGACCCTCGCGGTTGAAGATTCGTCGGTTTCCGTGACCCCGCGTGGCCTGTCCAAGCGTGCGCGTCAGCAGTGGGGTATGGCCCGCTCGATGATCGCGAACCTTGTGACCGGTGTCACTGTCGGCTTCAAGAAAGAGCTCGAAATTCAAGGTGTGGGTTACCGCGCCACGATGCAGGGCAACACTCTGAAGCTGGCTCTGGGCTATTCGCATGATGTGGACTTCGTTGTTCCGGCCGGCGTGACCATTACGTCGCCCAAGAACACCGAGATCGTCATCGAAGGCATCGACCAGCAACTCGTTGGTCAGGTCGCTGCGAATATCCGCGAGTGGCGCGCTCCCGAGCCCTATAAAGGCAAAGGGATCCGCTACAAGGGTGAGTATGTCTTCCGTAAGGAAGGCAAGAAGAAGTAAGGGGCGCGAAAATGGCGAACAAGAAAAGAGAACTGTTCCTGAAGCGCCGCCTGCGCGTGCGGAACAAACTGCGCAAAATGGCCAATGGCCGTGCGCGTCTGTCGGTTCACCGCTCGTCGAAGAACATCAGCGTCCAGCTGATCGACGACGTCAACGGTGTGACCCTTGCAGCAGCTTCGACCCTCGAGAAGGATCTGGGCCTGGTTGGCAAGAACAACGTGGAAGCAGCGACCAAAATCGGTGCAACCATCGCAGAGCGCGCGAAAGCGGCTGGCGTGACCGATTGCTACTTCGACCGCGGCGGTTTCCTGTTCCACGGGAAAATCAAAGCTCTGGCCGATGCAGCACGCGAAGGCGGTCTGAAGTTCTGATCCTTTCTGCCTCAGGGCAGGGTGATCGAAATCTCTCGAAGGGCGCCCCAAAGCGCCCTTCGATTTTAGAGCAGGGGGCAACCCCTCGATGATCCAGGGACATAAATCCACTTGGATTGGGAAAAGGACTTCGGTCCATATCAGGAGATGTTTTCATGGCAGAACGTGAAAACCGCCGGGATCGCCGCGACCGCGAAGAGACCCCGGAATTCGCAGATCGTCTTGTCGCGATCAACCGCGTGTCGAAAACCGTCAAGGGCGGTAAGCGCTTCGGCTTCGCCGCTCTCGTTGTTGTTGGCGACCAGCGCGGCCGCGTTGGCTTCGGCAAAGGCAAAGCGAAAGAGGTGCCGGAGGCAATCCGTAAGGCGACCGAGCAAGCAAAGCGCAACATGTTCCGTGTTCCGCTGCGTGACGCGCGTACGCTGCACCACGATATCGAAGGCCGTCACGGCGCTGGCCGCGTGATCATGCGCACCGCACCGCAAGGTACCGGTATCATCGCAGGTGGTCCGATGCGTGCCGTCTTCGAGATGCTGGGCGTTCAGGACGTGGTCGCCAAGTCGACCGGTTCGCAGAACCCCTACAACATGATCCGTGCGACGCTTGATGCGCTTCGTCAGGAACAAAGCCCCCGTAACGTCGCGGCTCGCCGTGGCAAGAAAGTGGCTGACATCCTGAAGAAGCCGGAAGCCGAATCGGCTGACGCGTAAGGAGATCAGGACATGGCTACTATCGTTGTGAAACAAATCGGTTCGCCGATCCGCCGTCCCGCTTCTCAGCGCGCTACGCTGAAAGGCCTCGGTTTGAACAAGATGAACCGCACCCGCGAGCTCGAAGATACCCCCGCCGTCCGCGGCATGGTAAACTCGATCCCGCACCTTGTTGCGATCGTCGAAGAAAAAGCCTGATTTCGTTCAGTATTTTTCACAAAACGCCCCGGCATTGTCCGGGGCGTTTTGGTATCAGCCTGTCCTTGCGGGAGAGTAATGATGGATATGAAAGACCAGAAGGCCGAGACCTTCCAGATTTTCGCCGAAATCGCCAAGATGGATGCCGTTCCGGAACAGGGCGTTGTGGCCTTCCAGTTCGTAATGGATGACGCCGGTGCCAACTGGGACGAGCTGTCGGACGCTGCCGAAGGGCTTGGCTACAGTGTCGAGTTCTATGAGGCGCAGGATGATGAGGACGAGGCCGTGGCCGAGATCACGACGCCCGTCATCGCGTTGAATGCGGAGAGTCTGTGGACCCATGAAGAGCAGCTAACATTGCTGGCCTCGATCCACGGCTTTGCTCCCGACGGGTGGGCGTTTTCCGGTAAATGAGGGCAGGGGCCCTGCTGATTGGGCGCTTTGTCTAAACGGTTGCCTGTGGGCGTTTGCGGCTGTATAGCGGCGGCAGGCCCCCTCGCGGGGCCCGAATCAATTGCGTAAGCAGAACAAGAAATGCCGAGGCTGACCCAGCTACGCTTCTGGGGTCACGTCCGGCGATAGGAGAAGCGATATGAAACTTCACGAACTCCGTGATAATGCGGGCGCTGCCCAGAAGAAAAAACGCGTTGCC
Protein-coding regions in this window:
- the rplB gene encoding 50S ribosomal protein L2, producing the protein MALKSYKPTTPGQRGLVLIDRSELWKGRPVKALTEGLTKTGGRNNTGRVTMWHKGGGAKRLYRIVDFKRRKFDVSAIVERIEYDPNRTAFIALIRYEDGEAAYILAPQRLALGDKVVSGAKVDIKPGNAMPFSGMPIGTIVHNIELKPGKGGQIARAAGTYAQFVGRDGGYAQIRLSSGELRLVRQECMATIGAVSNHDHSNQNLGKAGRKRHMGVRPTVRGVAMNPIDHPHGGGEGRTSGGRHPVTPWGKPTKGKRTRSNKSTDKYILRSRHAKKKGR
- the rpsS gene encoding 30S ribosomal protein S19, with the translated sequence MSRSVWKGPFVDAYLLKKAEKARESGKGEVIKIWSRRSTILPQFVGLTFGVYNGQKHIPVAVTEEMIGQKFGEYSPTRTYYGHAADKKAKRK
- the rplV gene encoding 50S ribosomal protein L22: MGKEKNPRRVADNEAMAKSRMLRTSPQKLNLVAAMIRGKKVDKALADLTFSKKRIALDVKKCLQSAIANAENNHGLDVDELVVAEAWVGKNLVMKRGRPRARGRFGKIMKPFSELTIKVRQVEEQA
- the rpsC gene encoding 30S ribosomal protein S3; the encoded protein is MGHKVNPIGMRLQVNRTWDSRWFAESKDFGDLLLEDIKIREFIKDEAKQAGISRVIIERPHKKCRVTIHAARPGVIIGKKGADIEALRKKLANFTDSELHLNIVEVRKPEIDAQLAAESICQQLERRVSFRRAMKRTVQNAMRMGALGIRVNVAGRLGGAEIARTEWYREGRVPLHTLRADIDYAHDEAMTPYGIIGVKVWIFKGEIMEHDPQARERKAAEAQEGPAPRGPRRERER
- the rplP gene encoding 50S ribosomal protein L16, which produces MLQPKRTKFRKQHKGRIHGEAKGGTDLNFGHFGLKAVEPERVTARQIEAARRAINRHMKRQGRVWIRIFPDTPVTAKPTEVRMGKGKGSVDFWAAKVKPGRVMFEIDGVNETIAREALRLGAAKLPVATRIVERQDW
- the rpmC gene encoding 50S ribosomal protein L29 encodes the protein MKAQELKAKTADELRDELVALKKEAFNLRFQAATNQLENTARMRAVRRNVARVKTVLNQKAADAAAN
- the rpsQ gene encoding 30S ribosomal protein S17, whose protein sequence is MPKRILQGVVTSDKNEQTITVIVERRFTHPVLKKTIRKSKKYRAHDANNTFKVGDTVRIEECAPISKTKRWTVVVEA
- the rplN gene encoding 50S ribosomal protein L14, translated to MIQMQTNLDVADNSGARKVQCIKVLGGSHRRYASVGDIIVVSVKEAIPRGRVKKGDVRKAVVVRTAKEVRREDGTAIRFDSNAAVILNNNNEPVGTRIFGPVVRELRAKNFMKIISLAPEVL
- the rplX gene encoding 50S ribosomal protein L24, whose protein sequence is MAAKLRKGDKVVVLSGKDKGKQGEITSVMPASNKAVVDGVNVAIRHTRQTQTSQGGRQPKAMPIDLSNLALLDANGKATRVGFRMEDGKKVRFAKTTGDVI
- the rplE gene encoding 50S ribosomal protein L5, encoding MLDQATYTPRLKAEYESKIRAAMKEEFGLKNDMMIPKIEKIVINMGVGEATKDTKKVKQAAEELTLIAGQKAVMTKAKKSIAGFRVREEMPLGCKVTLRGTRMYEFLDRLINVALPRVRDFRGVKPSFDGRGNFAMGLKEQIVFPEIDFDKVDEVLGMDIIIVTTSNDDVQAKALLKHFNMPFTA
- the rpsN gene encoding 30S ribosomal protein S14, producing MAKKSMVAREVKRERLVKQYAAKRAALKEVIADQDRPMEERFKASLKLAELPRNSSAVRLHNRCQLTGRPHAYYRKLKVSRIKLRDLASFGQIPGMVKSSW
- the rpsH gene encoding 30S ribosomal protein S8, whose product is MSMNDPLGDMLTRIRNAQMRGKSTVKTPASKLRAWVLDVLAAEGYIRGYESTTDSRGLPELTISLKYYEGTPVIREIKRVSTPGRRVYMAAKDVPSVRQGLGVSIVSTSKGVMSDAEARSANVGGEVLCTVF
- the rplF gene encoding 50S ribosomal protein L6; the encoded protein is MSRIGKKAVELPSGVTASVSGQTIEVKGPKGTRTFTATDDVTLAVEDSSVSVTPRGLSKRARQQWGMARSMIANLVTGVTVGFKKELEIQGVGYRATMQGNTLKLALGYSHDVDFVVPAGVTITSPKNTEIVIEGIDQQLVGQVAANIREWRAPEPYKGKGIRYKGEYVFRKEGKKK
- the rplR gene encoding 50S ribosomal protein L18, whose product is MANKKRELFLKRRLRVRNKLRKMANGRARLSVHRSSKNISVQLIDDVNGVTLAAASTLEKDLGLVGKNNVEAATKIGATIAERAKAAGVTDCYFDRGGFLFHGKIKALADAAREGGLKF
- the rpsE gene encoding 30S ribosomal protein S5, whose protein sequence is MAERENRRDRRDREETPEFADRLVAINRVSKTVKGGKRFGFAALVVVGDQRGRVGFGKGKAKEVPEAIRKATEQAKRNMFRVPLRDARTLHHDIEGRHGAGRVIMRTAPQGTGIIAGGPMRAVFEMLGVQDVVAKSTGSQNPYNMIRATLDALRQEQSPRNVAARRGKKVADILKKPEAESADA
- the rpmD gene encoding 50S ribosomal protein L30, whose translation is MATIVVKQIGSPIRRPASQRATLKGLGLNKMNRTRELEDTPAVRGMVNSIPHLVAIVEEKA
- a CDS encoding ribonuclease E inhibitor RraB, with the translated sequence MMDMKDQKAETFQIFAEIAKMDAVPEQGVVAFQFVMDDAGANWDELSDAAEGLGYSVEFYEAQDDEDEAVAEITTPVIALNAESLWTHEEQLTLLASIHGFAPDGWAFSGK